A region from the Arachis ipaensis cultivar K30076 chromosome B01, Araip1.1, whole genome shotgun sequence genome encodes:
- the LOC107632966 gene encoding two-component response regulator ARR5, producing the protein MAGGEVLRQNLPEKLEESPSGANELHVLAVDDSLVDRKVIERLLKISSCKVTVVESGTRALQYLGLDGDKKSSIGFDSVKVNLIMTDYSMPGMTGYDLLKKIKVCNLFLRDXXXVIMSSENILTRIDRCLEEGAEDFLLKPVKLSDVRRLKDFIMRGEVKEGEKRCCKRSRSEDCSPSSMTHPCDSSLLSSLSSSSVLSPLSPSTLSSKKSRL; encoded by the exons ATGGCTGGTGGTGAAGTTTTGAGGCAGAATTTACCTGAGAAGCTTGAGGAATCTCCTTCTGGTGCAAATGAGCTTCATGTTTTAGCTGTTGATGATAGTCTTGTGGATAGAAAGGTCATTGAACGTTTGCTCAAGATATCTTCTTGCAAAG TGACAGTGGTGGAGAGTGGAACTAGAGCTCTTCAGTATTTGGGGTTGGATGGGGATAAGAAAAGCTCCATTGGATTTGAT AGTGTGAAGGTTAATTTGATAATGACTGATTATTCGATGCCGGGGATGACTGGTTATGATCTTCTCAAGAAAATCAAGGTGTGTAATTTGTTCTTAAGAGAT NNNNNNNNNGTGATCATGTCATCGGAGAATATCTTGACTAGAATTGATAG ATGCTTGGAGGAAGGAGCAGAGGACTTTCTATTAAAGCCGGTGAAGTTATCCGATGTAAGACGCTTAAAAGATTTCATCATGAGAGGTGAAGTGAAGGAAGGAGAGAAAAGATGCTGCAAAAGATCGCGATCCGAAGATTGCAGCCCATCGTCAATGACTCATCCCTGCGATTCATCGCTATTGTCATCGTTGTCTTCGTCTTCAGTACTTTCACCATTGTCACCATCTACCTTGTCCTCCAAGAAATCCAGATTGTGA